In the genome of Triplophysa dalaica isolate WHDGS20190420 chromosome 17, ASM1584641v1, whole genome shotgun sequence, the window ATTAAGCATTACCTAGCACCAGATACTGCTGATAAAAACAAAGcatccatttttgtttcttatgcatatactgtatagcaAAACCTGCAGGTCCTAGCTCCTCCTCTGGGCTGTGAGATGCCAACTCCACCTGCTCCATCTCCCAAACCTGATCCACCTCAAGGTACATCTCACATTAAACAGGTTTATGCGACATGTAAACTGACTTGTTTTCAACAGGCTGAAAAGAATATTGTgagatttttgtaaaataaatagtaacaggCAAACATGTGGGATATGCTTCTTTAATCATCTCTTCGGCAGAGGAAGTAAATACTGaggcagagaaggaagagaaggaagagagaagaCGCGAGTATGCTAAAGCATACGTATCGCCATGGGAACACGCTATGAAAAATGATGAGGCACTTAAAGAAACCATGAAGTTTAAAATGCCAGGGCCTCAAGTTCACGAGGACCTTCCCAAATACAAAAGCTTCAACAAGtactattatatttatattttattaagttcCATTTGCACCTCCTTAAAGGGAAacttgacccaaaaatgaaaattctgtcatgatttactcacctttcgaattgttcaaaatctttagaaatgtctttgtcctgatgaacacagagaaagatattgggaagaatgcttataaccaaacagatcttgtcCCCCGTTTACTCCCATGGTAGTTAAATAACATAGTTCAgctcattttgaagaatgtaggacagcaaatagttctggggcacttttgactaccattgtattttttcctactatgggagtcaatgggaggcaaaatctgtctggttttaagcattcttccaaatatccttctccgtgttcatcagaacaacaaaatgtatacagattgggaacaactggaaggtgagtaaattatgacagaattttcatttttgggcgaaatatccctataaaaataaaaacgtacaGCAGATGCACATGAGAACCATACCTTGCATTTAACCCTCTCACctgtttgtttttccataaGAACGGCTCTTCCTTTCGGAGGAATTGAAAAGGCATCTCTTGTGACCTTTGAGACCCCTGAGGTCAACGTCACCAAAGAGGAACCTCTGCCTGAGTCTACTATGCAGTATAACCTTTGCAGTCGGCCTTCTTTCAACCGCACTCCAATTGGCTGGGCATGCAATGAGGAACACAGCCACATCAACATCGAATTGGATACCTTACCCTTTGACGGAGAAACTGATGACCTTTGAGAAATCAGCCTGTCATATGCTGAATAACGCAGACATGTACATACTTACATTATGGCTAATGCATTAATGtatacacacatgtacacacagaCAAATAGGGACCTTATGCACTTTTACTCACAGCTGGCAAAGAAAGAACTATAGCAAattagtatttatttacatgagaGGCTTATAACTGTTGGCAGTAGTTAGCACATTGTTTTGTGTGCTGTTCTCACGTATGAAAACCCATTTCCTGCAATGACCCTATAATGATAGACATTACAGTGGGATAGACATAAAAAGTTCAAATGATCTCATCACAATAAACCTTAATCCCTAAAGAGAATGTATGGTCTGATTTCTCATTCAAAAGTACAAACAGCTTGTGTATTGTATCGTGCATCGTATGTTTATCAGTGTTAACTCCTTATTTAGGAAATGGCCTTTGTGttcttaaacaaatattttacgtTCACCTGTTGAGCAtccaactgtttttttttttacagaaaatgatcaTAGTAAGAAAATTAAGGATTTTCATACTGTCGATGTCTGTACCGGCCCTTTAAAATAGATCTAAAATCTGACTCTTTTCATGTTACATAATCTCATATTTGGatgaattataatttatatttataaaaaacaatgtttaccGCGTTCCactgttataaataaaataataatgtaatata includes:
- the myoz1b gene encoding myozenin-1b, translated to MPGSGTPAPPNKRKQSSKIITDLSKISQYDQEDEKAETELDLGTKIKAPKDVMLEELSLMKNKGSKMFQMRQQRVEKFIISAENQQNLQVLAPPLGCEMPTPPAPSPKPDPPQEEVNTEAEKEEKEERRREYAKAYVSPWEHAMKNDEALKETMKFKMPGPQVHEDLPKYKSFNKTALPFGGIEKASLVTFETPEVNVTKEEPLPESTMQYNLCSRPSFNRTPIGWACNEEHSHINIELDTLPFDGETDDL